From the genome of Deltaproteobacteria bacterium PRO3, one region includes:
- a CDS encoding glycosyltransferase family 2 protein: protein MRENKQTCDIVIVNYNAGAKVLDCLASVFASLPETCAVWVVDNDSSDGSGEAIAKQFPQARLIRSGDNLGFGAGCNLGARYGEKDFIVFLNPDTRVEKGWLEGLLAPLRADAKVGLSTPKILLTHRPDRINACGNSVHFTGITLCRGLGDRKESLDRPEEVGAVSGAALAVRRELFDSLGGFDEDMFLYMEVTDLSWRARLSGHTCVFAPTSIVYHDYRFRVFPQKIFLHERNRYLMLLKNLKWPTLLLLLPSQLLAELIAWGFVICRQRGSFLDKWRAYLWVGANWRFIMKKRKTNLSRRKVRDREILKNTDSGIPFRQLKEGNLSSIARLVFNPLFFLYYRFSLALTWW, encoded by the coding sequence ATGAGGGAAAACAAACAAACCTGCGACATCGTCATCGTCAACTACAACGCCGGGGCCAAGGTGCTGGACTGCCTGGCCTCCGTCTTCGCGTCCCTGCCCGAGACCTGCGCCGTGTGGGTCGTGGACAACGACTCTTCCGACGGCAGCGGCGAGGCCATCGCCAAACAATTTCCCCAAGCGCGGCTCATTCGGTCGGGGGACAACCTCGGTTTCGGCGCCGGTTGCAACTTGGGGGCCCGTTACGGCGAGAAAGATTTTATCGTCTTCCTCAATCCCGACACCCGGGTGGAAAAGGGCTGGCTGGAAGGCCTGCTGGCCCCCTTGCGGGCCGACGCCAAGGTCGGCCTCTCCACCCCCAAAATCCTTTTGACCCATCGCCCCGACCGCATCAACGCCTGCGGCAACTCGGTCCACTTCACCGGCATCACCCTCTGCCGAGGCCTGGGAGACAGGAAGGAATCCTTGGACCGCCCGGAAGAGGTCGGCGCCGTCTCCGGAGCGGCGCTGGCGGTGCGCCGGGAGCTGTTCGATAGCCTGGGCGGCTTCGACGAGGACATGTTTCTCTACATGGAGGTCACCGATCTCTCCTGGAGGGCGCGGCTCTCGGGGCACACCTGCGTGTTCGCTCCGACGAGCATCGTCTATCATGATTACCGATTCCGCGTTTTCCCCCAAAAAATCTTTCTGCACGAGCGAAACCGCTACCTGATGCTCTTGAAAAATCTGAAGTGGCCGACGCTGCTCCTGCTGCTGCCCTCGCAGTTGTTGGCGGAGCTGATCGCCTGGGGCTTCGTGATTTGCAGGCAGCGCGGCTCGTTTCTAGACAAGTGGCGGGCCTACCTCTGGGTCGGCGCCAATTGGCGCTTCATCATGAAAAAACGAAAGACCAACCTGAGCCGCCGCAAGGTGCGGGACCGAGAGATATTGAAAAACACCGATTCCGGGATCCCCTTCCGACAACTCAAGGAGGGAAATCTGTCCTCCATCGCCCGCCTCGTCTTCAACCCGCTATTTTTTCTGTATTATCGATTTTCCCTGGCCTTGACCTGGTGGTAG
- a CDS encoding PQQ-dependent sugar dehydrogenase has protein sequence MQSRVLKFLFFVGLTFTAGCGQQAVGFEDPPDFNSEAETDTGAEPEAPGEEFPKFIFEEVSDGVGSELIDLQQLPDGRWLVASRAGELFLLTEELLVIDDARIDGVDVANDFGLQNIELSPDFSNTGEVYVYFTPGFPDPSPPCDVRRCARLEKLELELGAEIEIRRREKVLDVPGVTTQIGHYGGGMAFLGKDLFLATGDSGTSPIAPGDPQDDGSLLGKLLHLGPSGSVEVYAKGLRNPFTMTAGNGGLFIANVGAKTFEEINFAKRPGLNFGWPWNEGPTDVPGITGPIHGYAFQDTSFIDQDPEGEPVDAKTVIAGVFYQGPAYQGALDHSLLYGEFFAGWVRALQFDLSGEIVHDRHVAHFTGITAMKVGRDGAIYAVSLFGSPRILRLRDL, from the coding sequence ATGCAAAGCAGGGTCCTGAAATTTTTATTTTTCGTCGGGTTGACATTCACGGCGGGTTGCGGACAGCAGGCCGTCGGCTTCGAAGATCCTCCCGACTTCAATTCAGAAGCGGAAACCGATACGGGGGCCGAACCCGAAGCGCCCGGCGAGGAGTTTCCGAAATTCATTTTTGAAGAAGTGAGCGATGGGGTTGGTTCGGAGTTGATCGACCTGCAACAGCTCCCGGACGGCCGGTGGTTGGTCGCCTCCAGGGCCGGAGAGCTCTTCCTGCTCACGGAAGAGCTTCTCGTCATCGACGACGCGCGGATTGACGGCGTCGACGTCGCGAACGACTTCGGTCTTCAAAACATCGAGCTTTCACCGGACTTTTCCAATACCGGAGAAGTTTACGTCTATTTTACTCCAGGGTTCCCGGATCCTTCGCCGCCCTGCGATGTGCGGCGCTGCGCCCGCCTCGAAAAGTTGGAGCTCGAGCTGGGCGCCGAAATCGAGATCCGGCGCCGGGAAAAAGTACTCGACGTGCCGGGTGTCACCACCCAGATTGGGCATTACGGCGGCGGCATGGCCTTCCTCGGGAAAGATTTGTTCTTGGCGACCGGGGACAGCGGCACCAGCCCGATCGCGCCCGGAGATCCCCAGGACGACGGCTCCCTGCTCGGGAAGCTGCTGCACCTCGGCCCCTCGGGATCCGTGGAGGTTTACGCGAAAGGGCTCCGGAATCCCTTCACCATGACGGCCGGAAACGGCGGCCTTTTTATCGCCAACGTCGGCGCCAAGACCTTCGAAGAGATCAATTTTGCGAAGCGGCCCGGCCTGAACTTCGGTTGGCCCTGGAACGAAGGCCCGACCGACGTACCCGGCATCACCGGTCCCATCCACGGATATGCCTTTCAGGACACTTCCTTTATCGATCAAGACCCGGAAGGGGAGCCGGTCGATGCGAAGACCGTGATCGCAGGCGTTTTTTATCAAGGTCCAGCCTACCAAGGAGCCTTGGACCACAGCCTGCTCTACGGAGAATTTTTCGCCGGTTGGGTGAGGGCGCTGCAGTTCGACCTGTCGGGAGAGATAGTCCACGATCGGCATGTGGCTCATTTCACGGGGATCACGGCGATGAAGGTCGGCCGGGACGGCGCGATCTACGCCGTCTCGCTATTTGGTTCGCCGCGAATTTTGAGGCTCAGGGATTTGTGA
- a CDS encoding peroxidase, translated as MKRLISKGNLWFRGLGALLLLFVANCGNSPSESAAAVEESAAALSGQDSAGAGEGRENAGPEAEAADKTEAPEARSIDGSGNNRHQTLWGSAGIRLERLAPPAYADGVSEPGGAERPNPRAVSNAIVAQDESIPNARGLSAFMFVWGQFLDHDLDLSMTDPNDPFPIEIPLGDPFFDPSGSGEATMAFSRSVFDPETGSSSDKPRQQVNALTAWIDGSQVYGSDAARAAWLRSGVGGRLKTSEGDLLPLNDGSQANAPSNSSDFFVAGDLRVNEQTALAAIHTLFVREHNRLAAELQERHPDWDDERLYQEARRWVGAFLQSITFHEFLPALLGKEAIGPYRGYDPTLNPNILNEFSTAFFRVGHTMLTSEIPLLDENGQSLPSGDLSLQDAFFNVELLKEQGLDPLLRGLMAQAMEEIDSHVVAEVRNFLFGAPGSGGLDLPSLNLQRGRDHGLPDYNTLRVALGLEAVSDFSELSSDPEVQAAFREVYASIDDVDPWIGALSEDHIEDAGVGPTLHAALLRQFEALRHGDRFWYENDPAFSREDRRRIAETRLSDIIRRNSGVTEAQAKAFQVPR; from the coding sequence ATGAAACGACTCATCTCAAAGGGGAATCTATGGTTTCGAGGGCTCGGCGCCCTCTTGCTGTTGTTCGTCGCGAACTGCGGGAACTCGCCCTCGGAAAGCGCCGCGGCGGTTGAGGAATCGGCGGCCGCCCTCTCGGGCCAAGACTCGGCCGGCGCGGGCGAAGGCCGTGAAAACGCCGGACCCGAGGCGGAAGCTGCGGACAAAACCGAGGCCCCCGAGGCCCGCAGCATCGATGGCAGCGGCAACAACCGCCACCAAACCCTATGGGGAAGCGCCGGCATCCGCCTCGAGCGCCTGGCCCCGCCGGCCTATGCCGACGGCGTCTCCGAGCCCGGCGGCGCGGAACGCCCCAACCCCCGGGCCGTCAGCAACGCCATCGTAGCGCAGGACGAATCCATCCCCAACGCGCGCGGGCTCTCCGCCTTCATGTTCGTCTGGGGCCAATTCTTGGACCACGACCTCGACCTCAGCATGACCGACCCGAACGACCCCTTCCCGATCGAGATCCCCCTGGGCGATCCCTTTTTCGACCCCTCGGGCAGCGGCGAGGCGACGATGGCCTTCTCGCGCAGCGTCTTCGATCCCGAGACCGGCTCGTCGAGCGACAAGCCCCGGCAGCAAGTCAACGCGCTGACGGCGTGGATCGACGGCTCCCAGGTCTACGGCTCCGACGCCGCCCGCGCGGCCTGGCTGCGCAGCGGGGTCGGCGGAAGGCTCAAGACGAGCGAGGGCGATCTGCTCCCCTTGAACGACGGCAGCCAGGCCAACGCGCCTTCCAACTCCTCCGACTTTTTCGTCGCCGGCGACCTGCGGGTCAACGAACAGACCGCCCTCGCCGCCATCCACACCCTCTTCGTCCGCGAACACAACCGGCTCGCGGCCGAGCTTCAAGAAAGGCACCCGGATTGGGACGACGAGCGCCTTTATCAAGAAGCGAGGCGTTGGGTGGGGGCCTTCCTGCAGTCGATCACCTTCCACGAATTTCTGCCGGCGCTCTTAGGGAAGGAGGCCATCGGGCCCTATCGGGGCTATGACCCGACGCTCAACCCCAACATCCTCAACGAATTCTCGACGGCCTTCTTCCGCGTCGGCCACACGATGCTCACCAGCGAAATTCCCTTGCTCGACGAGAACGGGCAGAGCCTCCCCTCTGGAGATCTCTCGCTGCAGGACGCCTTTTTCAACGTGGAGCTTTTGAAAGAACAGGGCCTGGACCCGCTGCTGCGGGGCCTAATGGCCCAAGCGATGGAGGAGATCGACTCGCACGTGGTCGCGGAGGTCCGCAACTTCCTGTTCGGCGCCCCCGGCTCCGGCGGGCTGGACCTCCCCTCGCTCAATCTGCAGCGGGGCCGCGACCACGGCCTCCCCGACTACAACACCCTGCGCGTCGCCTTGGGGCTTGAGGCCGTCTCGGATTTTTCGGAATTGTCTTCGGACCCCGAGGTGCAGGCGGCGTTTCGCGAGGTCTACGCCTCGATCGACGACGTCGACCCCTGGATCGGAGCGCTCTCCGAAGACCACATCGAGGACGCCGGCGTCGGACCCACCCTCCACGCGGCCCTGCTCCGGCAGTTCGAGGCCCTGCGCCACGGAGACCGTTTTTGGTACGAAAACGACCCGGCCTTCAGCCGCGAGGATCGCCGCAGGATCGCCGAAACGCGATTGTCGGATATCATCCGGAGGAACTCCGGCGTCACGGAGGCCCAAGCCAAGGCCTTCCAGGTCCCGCGGTGA